A DNA window from Hydrogenophaga taeniospiralis contains the following coding sequences:
- a CDS encoding methyl-accepting chemotaxis protein yields MAMLDRFQGLFKKKAGDEPEPDLGDSIDQDIADLAAARLAPDSAAGDLPESRLPDDDNPSDAGMVSLPLLGRRLAEQHQRTLATLLAFGLVVLGAVTFFVLNQTQNLSVQVAATGDALMQSQRLAKSASQALIGSASAFPEVDQSAEVLFDNVAALRLGASGEHGAGDSHAHGADLVPLAAELQPQLSELTPVVQRAHDNAAAILAQQKILTQVGDALRTINRQSSDLLEIAETVSSLKLQQNAPAAEISASGQLVMLTQRIGKSANEFLTMEGVSPEAVFLLGKDLNTFKEIADGLLKGSEELRLAAAKDEQVRERLEALLAMYEQTRTEAGAILGNLQGLVSAREAQAGIIADSEPLRLALGKLQASLSSRSGLGGAEIAVLLLSAVFALGCAGGLAYVQLQDSRQRQRVAERQRQAAESLEQDAKRVNDANQAAILRLMNELQTVAEGDLTQEATVTEDITGAIADSVNYTVEELRSLVGNVQATATRVAQTTSAVESTSTELLAASTEQLREIRETGQSVLDMAQRINQVSGQAQESASVARTSLQAAESGLQAVQDAIGGMNAIRDQIQETSKRIKRLGESSQEIGEITELISDITEQTNVLALNAAIQAASAGEAGRGFSVVAEEVQRLAERSADATRQIAALVKAIQTDTQDAVAAMERSTQGVVEGAKLSDNAGTALSEIDRVSRRLAELIEQISSATSREAESANEVAGNIQHIFAVTEQTGEGTRSTAQQVRELSAMAEELRQSVSRFKIA; encoded by the coding sequence ATGGCCATGCTTGATCGATTCCAGGGACTGTTCAAGAAAAAAGCTGGTGATGAACCCGAACCCGACCTGGGCGATTCCATCGACCAGGACATCGCCGATCTGGCCGCCGCACGGCTCGCGCCGGACTCTGCGGCGGGTGACCTCCCAGAAAGCCGGCTTCCGGACGACGACAACCCTTCCGATGCGGGGATGGTGTCGCTGCCCTTGCTGGGCCGTCGCCTGGCCGAACAGCACCAGCGAACCCTGGCCACCTTGCTGGCGTTTGGCCTGGTGGTGTTGGGCGCGGTGACATTCTTTGTGCTGAATCAAACCCAGAACCTGAGTGTGCAGGTGGCTGCCACCGGTGACGCGCTGATGCAGTCGCAACGATTGGCCAAAAGCGCGTCACAGGCCTTGATCGGCAGTGCATCGGCTTTCCCGGAAGTGGATCAAAGTGCCGAGGTGCTGTTTGACAACGTTGCTGCGCTTCGTTTGGGTGCCAGCGGAGAACATGGCGCAGGCGACAGTCATGCCCATGGCGCGGATCTTGTCCCGCTGGCGGCCGAACTCCAGCCGCAGTTGAGTGAACTCACCCCGGTGGTGCAGCGTGCGCACGACAACGCCGCCGCCATTCTCGCGCAGCAGAAGATCCTGACCCAGGTGGGCGACGCCCTGCGCACGATCAACCGGCAGTCTTCCGACCTGCTGGAAATCGCCGAAACCGTCTCGTCCCTCAAGCTGCAGCAAAACGCGCCAGCGGCCGAAATTTCGGCGTCTGGCCAGCTGGTGATGTTGACCCAGCGTATCGGCAAGTCGGCCAACGAATTCCTGACCATGGAGGGTGTGAGCCCTGAGGCGGTGTTCCTGTTGGGCAAGGACTTGAACACCTTCAAGGAAATCGCCGACGGCTTGCTCAAGGGCAGTGAGGAGTTGCGCCTTGCCGCCGCCAAGGACGAACAGGTGCGTGAACGGCTGGAAGCCCTGCTGGCCATGTACGAACAGACCCGCACCGAAGCCGGCGCGATTCTGGGCAACCTGCAGGGCCTGGTGTCGGCCCGGGAGGCGCAGGCCGGCATCATTGCCGATAGCGAACCTTTGCGATTGGCATTGGGCAAGCTCCAGGCGAGCCTGTCTTCCCGCTCCGGTTTGGGCGGCGCAGAAATCGCCGTCTTGCTGCTGTCTGCGGTCTTTGCGCTGGGTTGTGCGGGTGGTCTGGCCTATGTGCAGCTGCAGGACAGCCGTCAGCGCCAACGGGTGGCTGAGCGTCAGCGCCAGGCGGCCGAGTCGCTGGAGCAGGATGCCAAGCGCGTGAACGACGCCAACCAGGCGGCCATTCTCCGGTTGATGAACGAACTGCAGACGGTGGCCGAAGGCGACCTGACGCAGGAAGCGACCGTGACCGAGGACATCACCGGCGCCATCGCCGACTCGGTGAACTACACGGTGGAAGAGCTGCGTTCGCTGGTGGGCAACGTACAGGCCACGGCCACCCGGGTGGCGCAGACCACGTCCGCGGTGGAAAGCACCTCGACCGAGCTGCTGGCTGCGTCCACCGAGCAACTGCGTGAGATTCGTGAAACCGGCCAGTCCGTGCTGGACATGGCACAACGCATCAACCAGGTGTCGGGACAGGCGCAGGAATCGGCCTCGGTGGCGCGGACTTCTCTGCAAGCCGCTGAATCGGGTCTGCAGGCCGTGCAGGACGCGATCGGCGGTATGAACGCCATCCGCGACCAGATCCAGGAAACCTCCAAGCGCATCAAGCGGCTGGGTGAGTCTTCGCAGGAGATTGGTGAAATCACCGAACTGATCTCGGACATTACCGAACAGACCAACGTGCTGGCCCTGAACGCCGCCATCCAGGCGGCTTCCGCCGGTGAAGCCGGTCGGGGCTTCTCGGTGGTGGCCGAGGAAGTGCAGCGACTGGCCGAACGGTCGGCCGACGCCACGCGCCAGATCGCGGCGCTGGTGAAGGCGATTCAGACCGACACCCAGGACGCGGTGGCCGCCATGGAGCGCTCCACCCAGGGTGTGGTCGAAGGAGCCAAGCTGTCCGACAACGCCGGTACCGCGCTGTCCGAAATCGACCGCGTGTCTCGGCGATTGGCCGAACTGATTGAGCAGATCTCCAGTGCCACGTCACGCGAAGCCGAGTCGGCCAACGAGGTGGCCGGCAACATCCAGCACATTTTTGCCGTGACCGAGCAGACCGGTGAAGGCACGCGTTCGACGGCCCAGCAGGTGCGTGAACTCTCCGCCATGGCCGAAGAACTGCGTCAGTCCGTGTCGCGGTTCAAGATCGCCTGA
- a CDS encoding Hpt domain-containing protein codes for MLDTTADSLQTDAPLADLGPLAWVFDELRKSLDAANKAIKRFVRETERSRSDDLEAVDPGSLRIARQQLHQAVGALEMVGLLAPAQVLRAMEAAVQRFVQRPQVCNDEAAGKVERASFALIEYLEAVLNNKPVQPVALFAQYREVQELAGAERVHPADLWPFDQRSVVVEAPKGASASQCDAPQRLLFDRLVLLVVKTQSPAAAQQLARLSGGLSAGATEARVRTFWSVAAAYFEALSQRLLPVDVYVKRAASRILLQFATLARGQNQVSETLLHDLLFFCAQADGATPGKAPHLVAVREAFDLGATKPVDYHLATLGRFDPALLTQARKRIHAAKEAWSLFSGGDASRARQVADQFGLVGDSLLKLHPASTVLAQALFKTAEQSARDAGGVRPELAMEVATTTLYLEAAFEDFDPNDSEMTERTQALAARLESVLAGAPAQPLDAWMEQLYRRVSDRQTMGSVVGELKVSLGEAEKSLDQFFRTPHEKGGLHVAVSQLAQMRGVLSVLGLEQAVQTVARMRATVDQILDTEVDETMAREAGTFQQLGNNLSALSFLVDMLNYQPALAKKLFVFDEAKGELLPLMGRTLSSEASKPPAHQDAQAINAEVQRVVDGVQEGVALVDLSQQLDTLATQASLAEQPGVARAARDAAQAVVSDSASAGAQALVDLSQASAPVAAPVPNALMAEDNEEDDLLDIFLEEAREVVSNGLDAVRHLQVDPADLEHLTTLRRAFHTLKGSSRMVGLNEFGEAAWAMEQMLNAVLAEQRGAHADMLRLAGEAMAAFSRWVQDIADRRDTHWSAGPFRASAETWRNQAQYLALALPQAVQRVESDGMAEPASAATVVETASAIDEIALPELAQAETLAEAMNLDGTSHQPSEGQTPAGVEGLVPASAEVDFADAAPFADAPTLDADRPNADASGDAPLPSMFEEIDFDSLMAASSSAQAEAAPVVVTDDPDLEVEPAPVDPAPLPSPSSDEVSALFDGLSLDLDTETGPSQEVESITLDADFDLDTRDAPQAQAEPVSDDAGLAVVQEEAPPMPEAEAHAEMPPDGLQPPVVDEGAEPQVVETVEESFPGASDEQIRVIGDLRIGIKLYNVYLNEADEWSRRLCTELAEWALERHQPVPDQAEALAHSLAGSSATVGFQSLSDIARALEHAIESIGLHQQAGWAASAEQAQLFVDASEDIRRLLHQFAAGFLKEPTPELMAALYRVVHEPVPEGLPPEVPEAQSDPLFEAPPTNTPTPMQAPAGVEVAAFSEPSTGFGGLHESTGPAAGPVQDIDDDIDALDTIDVDLFPIFADEALELLPRLGGALRQWVARPDNGSARSEVLRNLHTLKGSARLAGALRLGEMAHRMETAAERLGSDVERSADLEPLQSAFDAISARFDVLRRTDAEPQDVIQRAPEQAPPDETGDAVPEAAPMALPIDAAPTGPAEGLAGMTLPQVPALLQARAGAAVRVRPELLDRLVNQTGEVMITRSRMESELVTLRGSLKDLTGNLDRLRGQLRDIELQAETQMQSRLAQARDADQSFDPLEFDRFTRVQELTRMMAESVNDVATVQRNLQRAVEATEDSLVAQARQTRELQRDLLRTRMVEFEGISERLYRVVRQASKETGKQVRLDIVGGNIEMDRGVLDRMTAAFEHLLRNSVVHGIEPTETRLALGKAAEGHIEIHLAQELNDVSVVFRDDGAGLDLARLREKGVAQGLVPAGTQLSDDEAAHLVFTPGLSTASEITSLAGRGVGMDVVRNDVVALGGRIETSTRAGQGTSFKLVLPLTTAVTQVVMVRAGGLTFGVPSNLVQVVRRLSSTELGEAYAKGSLTVAGEEVPFYWAGALLQSSAQSQETKGRTLPVVIFRSAAQRVAMHVDQVLGNQEVVVKNLGPQLSRLPGLAGMSVLASGAVALIYNPVALATVYGTQVHEWIAQQQRQTPQVVGETSTPVDAALSAVPLVLVVDDSITVRRVTQRLLQREGYRVSMAADGLQALERLQQERPTVVLSDIEMPRMDGFDLVRNIRSDPRLSDLPVIMITSRIAEKHREHARELGVDHYLGKPYSEDELLALIAHYTQIAAEA; via the coding sequence ATGCTCGACACCACCGCCGACAGTTTGCAGACGGATGCCCCGCTCGCCGACCTCGGTCCGCTGGCCTGGGTGTTCGACGAGTTGCGCAAGTCGCTCGACGCGGCCAACAAGGCCATCAAGCGCTTCGTGCGCGAGACGGAACGATCCCGCAGCGACGACCTGGAGGCGGTGGACCCGGGTTCGCTGCGGATCGCCCGCCAGCAGCTGCACCAGGCGGTCGGTGCCCTGGAAATGGTGGGCCTGCTTGCGCCGGCCCAGGTGTTGCGGGCGATGGAAGCCGCGGTGCAACGTTTCGTGCAGCGTCCCCAGGTGTGCAACGATGAGGCCGCGGGCAAGGTCGAACGGGCCAGTTTCGCCCTGATCGAATACCTGGAGGCGGTGCTCAACAACAAACCGGTCCAGCCTGTGGCGCTGTTTGCACAGTACCGGGAGGTTCAGGAACTGGCTGGCGCAGAGCGTGTGCACCCTGCCGATCTGTGGCCTTTCGATCAGCGTAGTGTGGTGGTCGAGGCCCCGAAGGGCGCGTCCGCGTCGCAGTGCGATGCCCCCCAGCGCCTGTTGTTCGACCGGCTGGTGTTGCTGGTGGTCAAGACCCAGAGCCCCGCCGCCGCACAGCAACTGGCCAGACTCAGCGGGGGGCTGTCCGCCGGCGCCACCGAGGCCCGGGTGCGGACTTTCTGGAGCGTGGCCGCGGCCTATTTCGAGGCCCTGTCCCAGCGCCTGTTGCCGGTGGATGTGTATGTCAAGCGGGCGGCTTCGCGCATCCTGCTGCAGTTCGCCACGCTCGCCCGGGGTCAGAACCAGGTGTCCGAGACCCTGTTGCACGACCTGCTGTTTTTCTGTGCCCAGGCTGATGGCGCCACGCCAGGCAAAGCGCCTCACCTCGTGGCGGTGCGTGAGGCATTTGATCTGGGCGCGACCAAGCCGGTGGACTACCACCTGGCGACGCTGGGGCGTTTTGACCCGGCGCTGTTGACCCAGGCACGCAAGCGCATCCATGCCGCGAAAGAAGCCTGGTCGCTCTTTTCGGGTGGGGATGCGAGCCGGGCCCGCCAGGTGGCCGACCAGTTTGGTCTGGTGGGCGATTCCCTGCTCAAGCTCCATCCGGCCAGCACCGTGCTGGCGCAGGCCTTGTTCAAGACGGCCGAACAGTCGGCGCGCGATGCCGGCGGCGTCAGGCCCGAACTGGCCATGGAGGTGGCGACCACCACCCTGTACCTGGAAGCTGCTTTTGAGGATTTCGACCCCAACGACAGCGAAATGACCGAGCGCACCCAGGCACTGGCCGCGCGTCTGGAGAGCGTGTTGGCGGGTGCGCCCGCGCAACCGCTGGACGCCTGGATGGAGCAACTCTACCGCCGCGTGAGCGATCGCCAGACCATGGGCAGTGTGGTGGGCGAGCTCAAGGTGTCGCTGGGCGAGGCTGAAAAGTCGTTGGACCAGTTCTTCCGCACCCCCCACGAAAAGGGCGGGTTGCACGTGGCGGTGTCGCAGCTCGCGCAGATGCGTGGCGTGCTTTCGGTGCTCGGGTTGGAGCAGGCGGTGCAGACGGTGGCGCGGATGCGGGCCACGGTGGACCAGATCCTGGACACCGAGGTGGACGAGACCATGGCCCGCGAAGCCGGAACCTTCCAGCAGTTGGGCAACAACCTCAGCGCGTTGAGCTTCCTGGTGGACATGCTCAACTACCAGCCAGCGCTGGCCAAGAAGCTGTTTGTGTTTGACGAGGCCAAGGGCGAGCTGTTGCCGCTCATGGGTCGTACGCTCAGTTCCGAGGCTTCCAAGCCACCGGCCCATCAAGATGCCCAGGCCATCAATGCCGAGGTGCAGCGGGTGGTCGACGGTGTGCAGGAGGGGGTGGCCCTGGTCGATCTCAGCCAGCAGCTCGACACGCTGGCCACGCAAGCCTCGCTGGCCGAACAGCCCGGGGTGGCACGCGCCGCGCGCGACGCGGCCCAGGCGGTGGTCAGTGACAGCGCCAGCGCCGGCGCACAGGCGCTGGTGGACCTGTCGCAGGCATCCGCTCCCGTGGCAGCTCCGGTGCCCAACGCCCTGATGGCCGAGGACAACGAAGAAGACGATCTGCTCGACATCTTCCTGGAAGAAGCCCGCGAGGTCGTGTCCAACGGACTCGATGCGGTGAGACATCTGCAGGTGGATCCCGCCGATCTGGAGCACCTCACCACGCTGCGGCGCGCATTCCACACGCTCAAGGGCAGCTCACGCATGGTGGGCCTGAACGAGTTCGGCGAAGCGGCGTGGGCCATGGAACAGATGCTCAATGCCGTGCTGGCCGAGCAGCGTGGAGCCCATGCCGACATGCTCCGGCTGGCGGGTGAGGCGATGGCCGCGTTCTCCCGTTGGGTGCAGGACATCGCGGACCGGCGCGACACCCATTGGAGCGCAGGGCCGTTCCGTGCCAGCGCCGAAACCTGGCGCAACCAGGCGCAATACCTGGCACTGGCGTTGCCGCAGGCCGTGCAACGCGTCGAATCCGACGGGATGGCCGAACCTGCCTCCGCAGCGACCGTGGTCGAGACCGCTTCCGCCATCGACGAGATCGCACTGCCCGAGCTGGCTCAAGCCGAAACCCTGGCTGAGGCGATGAACCTGGATGGCACGTCGCACCAACCCTCCGAGGGGCAGACGCCCGCGGGTGTTGAAGGCTTGGTGCCCGCGTCTGCGGAAGTCGATTTTGCCGACGCCGCGCCGTTCGCGGATGCCCCCACGCTGGATGCCGATCGACCGAACGCCGACGCGTCAGGTGACGCCCCTCTGCCATCCATGTTCGAAGAGATCGACTTCGACAGTCTGATGGCCGCGTCGTCCAGCGCGCAAGCCGAGGCCGCCCCTGTGGTGGTCACGGACGACCCGGATCTTGAGGTGGAGCCGGCCCCGGTTGATCCTGCTCCCCTCCCGTCACCCTCGTCCGATGAGGTGTCGGCCCTGTTTGACGGTCTCTCTCTGGATCTGGACACCGAAACCGGCCCTTCGCAAGAGGTCGAGTCCATCACGCTCGACGCCGACTTCGATCTGGACACCCGCGACGCGCCGCAAGCACAGGCCGAGCCGGTGTCTGATGATGCCGGGCTGGCTGTCGTTCAGGAGGAGGCTCCCCCGATGCCCGAGGCTGAAGCCCATGCGGAAATGCCGCCCGATGGCCTGCAGCCACCGGTGGTGGATGAGGGCGCGGAACCCCAGGTCGTCGAGACGGTTGAGGAGTCCTTTCCGGGTGCTTCAGACGAACAGATCCGGGTCATTGGGGACCTGCGCATCGGTATCAAGCTGTACAACGTCTACCTCAATGAGGCCGACGAGTGGTCGCGCCGCCTGTGCACCGAACTGGCCGAGTGGGCGCTGGAGCGCCACCAGCCGGTGCCGGACCAGGCCGAGGCACTGGCGCATTCGCTGGCCGGCAGTTCGGCCACCGTGGGCTTCCAGTCGCTGTCCGACATCGCCCGCGCGCTGGAGCACGCGATCGAGTCGATCGGCCTGCACCAGCAAGCAGGCTGGGCCGCCAGCGCCGAACAGGCGCAGCTGTTCGTTGACGCTTCCGAAGACATTCGCCGGCTGTTGCACCAGTTCGCGGCCGGTTTCCTCAAGGAGCCCACCCCCGAGCTGATGGCAGCGCTCTACCGCGTCGTGCACGAGCCTGTACCTGAGGGATTGCCCCCCGAAGTGCCCGAGGCGCAGTCCGATCCGCTTTTTGAGGCCCCGCCGACGAACACACCCACCCCGATGCAGGCGCCTGCCGGCGTTGAAGTGGCCGCGTTCAGCGAACCCAGCACCGGTTTCGGTGGCCTGCACGAATCGACCGGTCCCGCTGCGGGCCCGGTGCAGGACATCGACGACGATATCGATGCCCTGGACACGATCGACGTCGATCTTTTTCCGATCTTTGCCGACGAGGCGCTCGAACTGTTGCCTCGGCTCGGCGGCGCCTTGCGCCAGTGGGTGGCGCGCCCCGACAACGGCAGCGCACGCTCCGAAGTGTTGCGCAATCTGCACACCCTCAAAGGCAGCGCCCGCCTGGCCGGTGCGCTGCGCCTGGGAGAGATGGCGCACCGCATGGAGACGGCGGCCGAGCGTTTGGGGTCCGACGTCGAACGCAGTGCCGACCTTGAGCCGCTGCAGAGCGCGTTCGACGCGATCAGCGCCCGTTTTGACGTGCTGCGTCGCACCGACGCCGAACCGCAGGATGTGATTCAGCGGGCGCCCGAACAGGCGCCGCCCGATGAGACGGGTGACGCGGTGCCCGAAGCCGCTCCGATGGCGTTGCCCATTGACGCCGCGCCCACGGGTCCCGCGGAGGGACTGGCCGGGATGACCCTGCCGCAGGTGCCGGCGCTGTTGCAGGCGCGGGCCGGAGCTGCCGTGCGTGTGCGGCCGGAGCTGCTCGACCGGCTGGTCAACCAGACCGGCGAGGTCATGATCACCCGCTCGCGCATGGAGTCCGAACTCGTGACCTTGCGCGGCTCGCTCAAGGACCTCACGGGCAACCTGGACCGTCTGCGCGGTCAGCTGCGCGACATCGAACTGCAGGCCGAGACCCAGATGCAGTCGCGCCTGGCTCAAGCACGCGACGCCGACCAGTCCTTCGACCCGCTCGAATTCGACCGTTTCACCCGGGTTCAGGAACTCACGCGCATGATGGCCGAGTCGGTCAACGACGTGGCCACCGTGCAGCGCAACCTGCAACGCGCGGTGGAGGCCACCGAAGACAGCCTGGTGGCCCAGGCGCGCCAGACCCGCGAACTGCAGCGCGACTTGCTGCGCACCCGCATGGTGGAGTTCGAAGGCATTTCCGAGCGCCTGTACCGCGTGGTGCGACAGGCGTCCAAGGAGACCGGCAAGCAGGTGCGGCTGGACATCGTGGGCGGCAACATCGAAATGGACCGCGGCGTGCTCGACCGGATGACCGCCGCGTTTGAGCACTTGCTGCGCAACAGCGTGGTGCACGGCATCGAACCGACCGAAACCCGGTTGGCGCTGGGCAAAGCGGCCGAAGGCCACATCGAGATTCACCTGGCCCAGGAACTCAACGACGTGTCGGTGGTGTTCCGTGACGACGGCGCCGGGCTTGACCTGGCCCGCCTGCGCGAAAAAGGCGTGGCCCAGGGGCTGGTGCCTGCCGGCACGCAGCTCAGCGACGACGAAGCCGCCCACCTGGTCTTCACACCCGGCCTGAGCACGGCGAGCGAGATCACATCGCTGGCGGGCCGGGGTGTCGGCATGGACGTGGTGCGCAACGACGTGGTGGCGCTCGGCGGCCGCATCGAGACCAGCACCCGCGCCGGCCAGGGCACCAGCTTCAAGCTGGTGCTGCCCCTGACCACCGCGGTGACGCAGGTGGTGATGGTGCGCGCTGGCGGGCTCACCTTTGGCGTGCCCTCCAACCTGGTGCAGGTGGTGCGCCGTCTCTCCAGCACCGAGCTGGGCGAGGCTTATGCCAAGGGCAGCCTGACGGTGGCGGGCGAAGAGGTGCCGTTCTACTGGGCCGGTGCCCTGTTGCAGTCTTCCGCGCAGTCGCAGGAGACCAAGGGTCGCACGCTGCCGGTGGTGATCTTCCGAAGCGCGGCGCAGCGCGTGGCCATGCACGTGGACCAGGTGCTGGGCAACCAGGAAGTGGTGGTCAAGAACCTCGGGCCGCAGCTCTCGCGTCTGCCCGGTCTGGCCGGCATGTCGGTGCTGGCCTCGGGCGCCGTGGCACTGATCTACAACCCGGTGGCCCTGGCGACGGTGTACGGCACCCAGGTCCATGAGTGGATCGCCCAGCAGCAGCGCCAGACCCCACAGGTGGTGGGCGAGACCTCGACCCCCGTGGACGCGGCGCTCAGCGCCGTGCCGCTGGTGCTGGTGGTGGACGACTCGATCACCGTGCGTCGGGTGACCCAGCGTTTGCTGCAGCGCGAAGGCTACCGCGTCTCGATGGCCGCCGATGGTCTGCAGGCATTGGAACGCCTGCAGCAGGAACGCCCCACCGTGGTGTTGTCCGACATCGAAATGCCGCGCATGGACGGTTTCGACCTCGTGCGCAACATCCGCAGCGACCCGCGCCTGTCCGATCTGCCGGTGATCATGATCACCTCGCGCATTGCGGAGAAACACCGCGAACACGCGCGCGAACTGGGTGTGGATCACTACCTGGGCAAGCCATACTCCGAAGACGAGCTGCTGGCGCTGATCGCGCACTACACGCAGATCGCTGCCGAAGCCTGA
- a CDS encoding response regulator — MSTTPALKVLVVDDSNTIRRSAEIFLKQGGHEVLLADDGFDALAKINDYQPDLVFCDILMPRLDGYQTCAIIKRNARFASIPVVMLSSKDGVFDKARGRMVGSQDYLTKPFTKDQLLHAVQQFGAHLTGAA, encoded by the coding sequence GTGAGCACGACACCCGCGCTGAAAGTCCTGGTGGTGGATGACAGCAATACCATTCGCCGCAGTGCGGAGATCTTCCTCAAGCAGGGCGGGCATGAAGTCCTGCTGGCTGATGACGGCTTCGACGCACTGGCCAAAATCAACGATTACCAGCCCGATCTGGTGTTCTGCGACATCCTCATGCCGCGGCTGGATGGCTACCAGACCTGTGCCATCATCAAGCGCAACGCCCGCTTCGCGAGCATTCCTGTGGTGATGCTGTCTTCCAAAGACGGCGTGTTCGACAAGGCTCGCGGACGCATGGTCGGTTCCCAGGACTACCTCACCAAACCCTTCACCAAAGACCAGTTGCTGCACGCGGTGCAGCAGTTCGGCGCCCACCTCACCGGAGCTGCATGA
- a CDS encoding response regulator → MPIHKVLVVDDSKTELMVLSDLLIKNGYSVRTAENAEEAFRRLGEEKPELILMDVVMPGQNGFQLTRAIARDPQYSHIPIIMCTSKNQETDRVWGMRQGARDYVTKPVNTEELISKIRALG, encoded by the coding sequence ATGCCCATACATAAAGTGCTTGTTGTTGATGATTCCAAGACCGAGTTGATGGTTTTGTCGGACCTGTTGATCAAAAACGGCTACAGCGTGCGCACCGCCGAGAATGCCGAAGAGGCCTTTCGTCGGCTCGGCGAGGAAAAGCCGGAACTGATTCTGATGGACGTGGTGATGCCCGGTCAGAATGGTTTTCAGTTGACCCGGGCGATCGCGCGGGACCCGCAGTATTCCCACATCCCCATCATCATGTGCACCAGCAAGAACCAGGAGACCGATCGTGTCTGGGGCATGCGTCAGGGTGCTCGTGACTACGTCACCAAGCCGGTGAATACCGAAGAGCTGATTTCCAAGATTCGGGCGCTGGGTTAA
- a CDS encoding rubredoxin: MSETKTWMCLICGWIYDEAAGAPEHGVAPGTPWSQVPMNWTCPECGARKEDFEMVQI, encoded by the coding sequence ATGAGCGAAACCAAGACTTGGATGTGCCTGATCTGCGGCTGGATCTACGACGAAGCTGCTGGCGCTCCCGAGCATGGTGTCGCACCGGGAACGCCCTGGTCGCAGGTGCCCATGAACTGGACCTGCCCGGAGTGTGGCGCACGCAAGGAAGATTTTGAAATGGTGCAGATCTGA
- a CDS encoding chemotaxis protein CheW: protein MATNRQSLKDLQERLAQRLSAAKTEAATASWLAVEAGGQRYLIPLVQAGEIFPWSPIQSVPYTKPWYAGVASLRGGLHGVVDLARLLNRSLAPATSGDRVSSESRLVSLHAALGVNAVLWIDRLLGLRNPAMFSALGSNPENAPAYFTRCLIDHQGQLWQELDLQALAGESEFLAIAA, encoded by the coding sequence ATGGCCACCAACCGACAGTCACTCAAGGATCTGCAGGAACGACTGGCGCAACGTCTGTCTGCCGCGAAAACCGAAGCTGCGACAGCCTCCTGGCTGGCCGTGGAAGCGGGCGGGCAGCGCTACCTGATACCGCTGGTCCAGGCGGGCGAGATTTTCCCCTGGTCCCCCATTCAGTCCGTGCCTTACACCAAGCCCTGGTACGCCGGGGTGGCCAGCCTGCGGGGTGGCCTGCACGGTGTGGTGGATCTGGCGCGTTTGCTGAACCGGTCGCTCGCGCCTGCCACCAGTGGGGACCGCGTGTCTTCCGAATCGCGGCTGGTCAGTCTGCATGCTGCGCTGGGTGTCAATGCCGTGCTCTGGATCGATCGCCTGCTGGGCCTGCGCAACCCGGCCATGTTCAGTGCGCTGGGGTCCAACCCCGAGAATGCTCCCGCTTATTTCACCCGTTGTCTGATCGACCACCAGGGCCAGCTGTGGCAGGAGCTTGATCTTCAGGCCTTGGCGGGTGAGTCCGAATTTTTGGCCATCGCCGCCTGA